Below is a window of Fulvitalea axinellae DNA.
ATCCACATAGTTCATATCCCCCTTCGGGTAAATCGATTTTTTGGCAAGCATCCGGTTGTTGAGCTCAGCGCTGCTCCGGTCTCCGTGTTCGTTAGTCAACACAACCGATGGGTTCACCACGGCGACACTGAGGCCTTCGGCTTCGGCTCTCCAGACTTCCTGTTCGGCCAACCGCTTGCTGTGGGCGTAAGCCGAGGCGTTGTCTTCTTCCCATTTTGCCTTTTCATCCACGGTTCCGCTTTTCTTTCCGCTTCCCAAAGCGGCTATGGAACTAAGGTGGACGAGTTTCTTGATTCCGGCGTCTAGGCATGCGTTAACCAAATTTGCCGTGCCCTCGACGTTGGTTTTGAACAAATTGTCACGGTCGCTCCTGAGAAAAGACACGAAGCCGGCGGAGTGAATGACCTTTTCAGCGCCATTCAGAAGGTTTTCCAAATCCGATGGGTCGAATAGGGAAGCCTCTTGCCAAGAGACCAATTCGCCATAGTCGGGTAAACCTTCCTGCGAACGTCCGGGCCTCAGCATACAGCGCACACGGTGGCCGCGATTGACCAAGTTTCTCAGAATATGTTTACCGATTACGCCGGTGGCTCCGGTCAAGACAATCATAAGCGTAGATTTGGGCACGTTGTGCCGGTTGTTTTTTGTGGTTTCCGGGCTGGTTAGGCTCGGCTGTTTTGGGTGTTGTTGGCCACCCATTGGGCGAAGGTGGGCAGAACGGCGTCTTTTTCCGAGATCACGGGATTTTCTATTCTCCAGTCTATGCACAGGTCTTGGTCATTCCAAAGAATTCCCCCTTCCGACTCCTTATTATAATATGCGGTACATTTATATAAGAACACGGCGTCCTCGAGTGTAGCGAAACCGTGGGCCATTCCAGGCGGTACGTAAAGCATATTGTGCGATTTACTGTCGAGCACCACGCTTCTGTGCTGTCCGAAAGTTGGAGATTCGGGCCGTAGATCGACGGCCACGTCCAGCACTTTGCCTTCGGTTACCCTCACAAGTTTTCCTTGGGCGTGTTCCCCTTGTTGGAAATGCAGTCCCCTGACCACTCCTTTGCGTGAAAACGATTGGTTGTCCTGAACGAAATGTTCCGAAATACCGGCCGATTTTAACGCGTCCTCCCTGAACGACTCGAAAAAGCATCCTCTCTCGTCGCCGAAAACCTTGGGCTTTATTTCCACCAGCCCTTTGATTCCCGTTTTTATGATTTCCATGAATATGAGTTGTTAGTCCTCACGGCCAGTCCGCATGGCGGACGAAGCAAGGCCGTAAAGTTAGGCTTTATATAGATTATTGCAATACGAATGCGGTTTAGGCATTTGCTCTACGGTTTCTTTCTTTCAATATGTGTGCGAAACAGATCTCGAAGTCTCGACATGGAGCGATTTTCATAAAGGGAATCCGTTTTTTGTCGAATAAATCAGTGGTATATGGTTAGGGAATACTGGCGGGAATCTCGAAAGATGTGTTTGGGGTAATTTTGAAAACACAGATTCCTGAATTTGGGATAAACTGAGGGCGGTTGGAAGGGAGACAGATGTAAGGGATGCCGAAAAAATCAGTTTTTGTTGGGGTGGGCCTCTTTTTTGATTTTTAATCCTCGCTGGAAGTTAAAAACGTTTTTTTTAGTTTTGATGCTTAAAAAAACACCCTTATGAGAGTTTTTGTCCTGTAGTGTGAGTTCTGGTTGCGTGTTTTTTGATCCTGCTTTTCGATGAAATGACTAAAAATCGGAAAAAGGTCTGGAGAATTTTCTCAGACATAAGTTTGGTGAGTTTGATTTTATGCTTGGTCCATTTGTGTAAAGGATTTTGATATATGGAGAATACGGGTTTAAATCAATTTTACTTAACGTACAGGTAAAATATGATTAACGATAATTGTTGCGCAGTATATTCCCATCTCCGGTATTTATATTCTGTCTTTTCTCTAAATACATCATTAATCTTCTGTTAAGGCAATTTTTAAATTCAATTCTTATTTTATTTATATAATAACATGCAATGAAAACATGTTATCTTAATGTTAAGCAATCAATAACCTTCTTATAAATTATTTAACTTATGTACGATGCTACGCTCCAAGTAGTTCCAATAGTTTTGTGGCTGAAGAGGGATTATTAAAACAATTTAAGGTAAACAATTCCGATTACGCTATGAGAAAGTTTTTACTCAGCATTTTCATGCTGTTTGCTATCACCGCTGGCGCATGGGCCCAGACAGTGATCAAAGGGCATGTTGTTGACGCCGAAACCCAAGAGGACGTTCTTGGCGCCAACGTGTTCCTGAAAGGCACCAGCGAAGGAGCCATCACGGACTTGAACGGTAAGTTCTCCTTCAAAACCTCTAAGTCGGGAAGCGCCATTTTGGTGATCTCGTTCATTGGTTTCGAAGATTTCGAAAAGAGCATCCAACTGAATGGCGGTACGCTCGATTTGGGAGCCCTGAACCTTACTGGTGCGGATCAGATGCTTAACGAGGTGGAGGTTATCGCCGACATCGCCGTTGACAGAAAAACTCCGGTAGCCATCTCCAACATCAAGCCTGAGGCTATTGAGGAGAAATTGGGAACGCAGGAATTTCCCGAGGTGCTGAAATCTACCCCTGGCGTTTACGCAACTAAGCAAGGTGGTGGATACGGCGACGCCCGTGTTAACATCCGTGGTTTTGACTCGGACAATGTTGGTGTACTTATCAACGGTGTGCCGATCAACGACATGGAGTCGGGACAGGTGTACTGGTCTAACTGGGCAGGACTTTCGGACGTAACTCGCAGTATGCAGGTGCAACGCGGACTCGGAGCCTCTAAATTGGCAATCTCGTCTATTGGCGGTACCATCAACATCATCACGAAAAGCTCTGACATGCGCAAAGGCGGAAGCTTCGGTGCTTGGATCGGAAACGACGGTTACTCAAAGCAAGCTTTGACGCTTTCTACCGGAATGATGGACAATGGTTACTCAGTAACTTTCTCTGGCTCGAAGACAACCGGTGACGGATATGTTGACGGAACGGCTTTTGACGCGTGGTCATACTTCTTGGCGGTGTCAAAGACTTTCAACGACAACCACGAACTTGTTTTCACGGTTTTCGGAGCTCCTCAAGAGCACGGTCAGCGTAGCACCCGCAAAGGCATCGAGTATTTCGAGGCTAACGGCATCAAAGAAAACTTCGACTGGGGATACAAAGCCGGACAAGAGTTCAACGTAAGAAAGAACTATTACCACAAGCCTCAGGCTACCCTTAACCACTACTGGACGATTTCCGATAAAACGGACTTGGCCACCTCTGTTTACGCTTCTAGAGGTACAGGCGGAGGTTCTGGTTGGTACGGAACTCAAAAAGACGGTAATGATTACCGTAGAAGTGGTCTGATCGATTTCGATAAGATTGTGGACGAAAACGTTGCGGCTGGAAAGAACGGGTCGGAGACGATCATCCGTAACTCTGTTAACAACCACACTTGGTTCGGCGCATTGTCTAGCTTGACGCACGAAGCTAACGACGTTTGGACGTTCAACGGTGGACTTGACGCTCGTTACTACATTGGACAGCACTACCGTGAAGTTAGAGACTTGCTCGGAGGCGATTTTTACGTAGACGACAAGGAGTTCAACACAATGAAGAACACTGTCGCTCGTGAAGGAGATAAGGTTAACTACCATAACGATGGCCACGTTGGCTGGCTCGGAACATTTTTCCAGGCGGAATATTCGAAAAACAATCTTTCCGCTTTCGCTTCGGCTACCCTTTCGGGAACTTGGTACAAGCGTGTTGACTATTTCAACTATTTCTCTGACGGTCTGATCAGCGAGCTGAACAGCAACCCTGAGAAAAAACAGACCTATATCGATGCTTTGGGACAGCCGGATTTCGATCAAGGCATGAAAGGACAAGAAAGCGATTGGGTTGACTTTTTGGGATACGGCATCAAAGGTGGCGCCAACTACAACATCAACGATTCGCATAACGTGTTTGCCAATGTCGGTTACTTCTCTCGCGCTCCGTTTTTCCGTTCGGTATTCCTGAACTACAAGAACGACGTGAACGAGGACGCTGAAAATGAGAAGGTGTTTAGCCTTGAGCTGGGGTACGGATTCCGTAGCGAGTACTTCTCTGCCAATATTAACGCTTACCGTACGCTTTGGAAGGACAAGTCTGTTGTTAAGACCTCGGGTGCTGGCGAGCAGCAAGTTGTCGCTAACCTCACGGGTGTAAACGCCTTGCACCAAGGTATTGAGGTTGATTTCTTGGCAAAGCCGGCAAGAGGCCTCGAAATCAGAGGTATGGCTTCTTTCGGCGATTGGACTTGGCAAGACGACCTGACGGAGGTTGGTTTGTTTGACCAGGACCAAAACCTTGTAGATGTCGTGAATATCTATATCGCCGACCTCAAAGTTGGTGACGCCGCGCAAACTACCTTGGCACTCGGAGCTGACTACGAGATTTTTGAAGGCTTCAAAGTAGGTATGGACTACAACTACTATGACAACCTTTACGCTAAGTTTGACCCGGCTGACCGTGGGTCGGAAGCTGAAAAAGGTGTTCAGGCTTGGGAGCTTCCTGAATATGGATTGTTCGACGCCAACGTAAGGTACAAATTCAAGCTCGGACAGTTTGATGCTACGCTTTACGGAAAGCTTAACAACATCTTTGACGAAGAGTACGTGTCGGACGCCGAGGATGGAACTGGCCACGACTGGCAGTCGGCTAACGTATACTACGGATTCGGAAGAACGTGGTCAATGGGCCTCAAAGTAAAATTCTAATCGGGGATAAGCTTCGCTTTAAACACAAGGATCAATGAAAATGAAAAGATATATCTTGTCCGCAGCGGTAGTCAGCATGCTTGGCTTCGCCGCTTGCGATTCCACCGAGGATATGTACGATGAAATCGACAAGGACAAAAAAGCCCAAAACGATTTCATCAAAGGTAACTTGCCGAAGTCTGTTCTTCCTGAAGGCAACATGTACACGATGGTTGAGGCAGATTACACGGCCATTGGTGACGATATAGCCAAGTATAAGAACTTCTCCAAGTACAATCCTGCGAAGAACTTTCTTCCTGATTTCTTGGGTAAGAAATTCGTGACTCCTGACGCAGGTGACGAGCCGACATTGAAAATCACGTTTAAGTTCTACACTTCTTCAGTGTACAACGACGAGTTTTCGATGAAGGATTATAAGCTTGTGTCTGAAGACTATGACGCTTTTGGCACAGGAGATAATGACCCGGGAAAGTTTAACAACTTCTCTTCTAAGAACGACAACAAGCCTGAAGAGTATGTTGCCGCCACTTTGAGAACCCGTTACCCTAGCGCTGTAGAAGGAAATACCAAATTGGTTGAGTACGTTTACAGAGGAAGTACTGAAAAGTATGAGGTTTTCAGCTTTGATGGGACTGTTTGGACCAAATCAGAGCAGGACGCCGGTTTTAACATCGATGATGCCTATTCGCTTTCAAACGATGACTACACTTCTATGGGTACGGAAGATGATCAGCCAGGCAAATACAAGAATTTCTCTTACTCAACCAAGACTGAAGATTTTCTGCCGGATTTCCTCAAGGCGAAGTACACTGAAGCGAAAGCTGGAGCTAAGCAAACCATCAAGTTCAAGTACTACGGTAATAACGTAGAGGCGAACCACTTCACCTTCGACGGAGCTAAGTGGATGCTCTCAGAGAACGTTACGGTGGCTTATGACTGGTCTCACGCTGACAAAGGAACTTGGGAAGTTACAAGCAAAATCCCGTCTACGACGGAAAATGTAACGGAAGAGTACACTTACAAGCAAAAGAAGAAAATGTGGGCTACGGACCCTGCCAAGAAAATCACTTTGGTTAACAATGACTATAAAGTGACTGACGACGGCACCTACTACAACTTCTACGTAAAAGGCAAGACTGAAGAGGAAGCCACTACAATTGTGCTGGAAAAGGTTGAGAAAATCTTGGAAGCCAATTACAGCCCTCAGCAAGACGTTATCTATGCGGTTACTTACGATTACTATGACGGCGCTCGCAAGACGGGAACGATTCGTGTGATCAAAGACAAGGACACTGGAAAGTGGCGCCTGTCAACTGAAGCAGATGACGAAAGATTAGCGTAAGAAACATTTTCAATATAAAAAAACGCTTCCTTTTTTGAGGAAGCGTTTTTTTATGCCCAAACTCTCCGTTCTACCGATACCTTGCATGATCTACCTTAAACAAGGCCAGTTCCCGGTTCGAATATAGCGTTTTGAACGTTTGCCGGTCTTTTGTCAGGGTAATGTCTTTTTCCATAAACTCCAGCATCCGCCCGATGATGTCCATCACCTCGTCTTTGATGTAATAGAAAACCCACTGGTCGGCTTTTTCGCTGGTAACTATACCCGAGTTTTTCAGGTAGGTCATATGCCTTGAGGTTTTGGCCTGTGTAAAGTCCAAAATCAACTCTAGGTCGCTGACGCACATCCTGCCGTTTTCGAAAAGCAGTACTAGGATTCTAATCCGGGCGTCGTCGGAAAGGGCCTTGAAAATCTGTCGCCCTACCGGAAGACTGAAATTCTTAAGTCGCATAAGCGCTTTTTTCTTGTTATTTTCAACGAAAATAGGAAAATTGTCGTTCTCCTTAAGGGTGCTTCCGTAGCTTTGCGGAAATTGAAGTCCCCAAAACAACGGCGATAGCCATCCAAACCGTAAAATAAGCCCGCAGGGCTAATGTCTTTGGAGGATCCAAAACAGGAATTTCGGACTGAGAAGGCGATCATTGTCCACAATGTAGCTGTCTAAATTTATATACGTTCCCGATGAACAGATTTTTTCTAACCCTTTCGTTGATTTTGGTCACATTCGCTTTCGCTTCGGCGCAAAACACTAAAGAGGATGGGCCGAAAATCCTGCAGTTTTCAGGGCAAGTTGTGGACGGTGAGACCATGGAGCCTCTTTCCGGTGTCCATATTTTCGTTCCGAAATCGGGAAGGGGAACTACAACCAATATTTACGGTTACTTCACTATGCCAGTGGCGGCGGGCGATAGCTTGGTGGCCAGTACCGTGGGGTATATCAGGAAGCATTACGAAATTCCTGAAAACTATGACAAGAACATCACCTTCGTGATGAACATGGAATATGATACGCTCTACTTACCCGAACTGGAAATCAAACCTTATCCGACTGAGGAGGACTTCAAGCAGGCGGTTTTAACTATGGAAATGCCTGACCCGAACCGTTACAACCAGAATATTATGGGTAACGTGGACCGTAAAGTTATTCGCCAAGCGGCTTACGCCTTGGGCAACGATGGGGCCAGCGGATATTCTGAATACCAGAACCAGTATTTCCAAAACCTCAACCGCGGGAGCATGGCTCCTTCCAGCAATTTCCTGAACCCTTTCGCTTGGTCTAGGTTCTTCAGGGATATGAAGAAAGACAAAAAGAAGAAGTAGGCCTGGCAGTCCAAATCTCAAGGCAAGTTCAGCGTAAAAGCCCCCTCAAAGGACTTTTCTTATAGAATTTGCGTAATCTCACCGTGTACTTTTGCTACGATTTTTTGTGGGGTTTCAGAAGAATTGACTAGTTTGTAACGAATGGGCCGAGGCTACTTTCGGCCCTTTGATACAGATATGAAACTCATGACTTTTTCGGATAAAGATACCTTCGTTTCAGGCAAATCAAAGGTGTTGCGCCACAACTCTCTCAAAGACTGCAAAGCTGTCTCGTTATTGGCAATGGTGTTTTCTATGCTTTCGTTTTTGGCTTGTGGCGCCAATGCGGGAGATTATAAAGTCTTTGAAGACCATGGAAAAAAAGGTATTTCCAATGCGTCTGGCAAAGTTCTGATTCCTGCTGAATACGAGGACTTAGGTTGGGCCGACGACAAAGTTCCGGCCGTGTGGGAGGGAGTGGTAGCGTATAGAAAAGACGGGAAATGGGGATTGGTAAACCTAAGGAACAAACGTCTTACTTCAGCGAAATACGAGCGTTTTTTACCTTTTCGCAACGGGATTTTGGTGGCTGAACGCAAAAGCCCGAATGGTCTTAACCTGCAGGGTTTGGTTAGTGTGAAAGGCGAAGAGATTTCAGCCTTTGAGTACCTGGATTTGGAAGCCTCGGGTAATTTGCTTCTGGGGCGCAGACAGGTAGGTTTGGAGTATCTCCACGGTGCTTTCGATACTAAAGGAACAGTGAAAGTGTCTTTTCTCTATCGTGGAATCAGGGATTTGGATCGCCGATATTTGGCGGTTAAGAACAGTGAAGGAAAAGAAGCGATTTTTGGTCGTGACGGAAAAAGGGTTTCCGATTTTTTTGCGGATAGCCTCGGAGTATTTTTTGGAAAAAAAGCGGTATTTACCCAAAACGGGATGGCTGGCGTAGTAACTGACGAAGGCCAAATAGCTTTACAGCCCAAATACAAAGAGATCGACTTAGCCGACAGCTTGTTTCTCCCTTTTCCGGAATGGGAGATTAAAACGCCGGAGAAGTCAGTCTTGGGTTCATGCTTGATGGACAGTCTTTCGCCGGCGGGGGAAGGCTTTTACCTTGGTGTGAGGGGCAACAGAATGTTTTTGTTATCGGACAAGGCCGACGAAATTGGCGGGGCCGTAGCTTCTGAGCTTGGAAATGTGGCCTATGGAGCTTTGGTGTACCGCGACAGCGCTTTTTTCGGTTTGATGGATAGTGACGGAAACAAAATGACCGAAGCCAAATATCATCAGATTATCCGTCAGGGAGGGTTTATGCTTGCCAAGCGTTACGGCTCTCGACGTTATGTTATTGATATTCTTAATTCAAAAGGAAAAGCTGTAGGCCCGAAAGGCTTTAGTGATTTCAGAGTGCTGAACCGTGATTATATCGCGGTCAAACGCGGGCGTTTTTGGGGTGTGTACGGGCAAGACGGCCTTGAGAAGATCAGTTGCAAGTACGACTCCGTTTACCACAAGCGTAAGGGGCTCTTCAAAGTCGGCTATTGGGGCAAGCAAGGTTATCTTGACAATCAAGAGAAATGGGTGCTTTCTCCGCGTGAAGGCGATGTGGAATACGATACTGTCGCCGGAAATTATGAGATACTTTATGAAGGGGAATTCCGGTTATTGACACCGGCCGGCAAAGAACTTTTCAGTTCCGAAGACAAAGTGGAGGCTCATCCGTTAGGCTATTTGGTTACAGACAAAAAAGGAAGACAAGGCCTTGTGAATCGGAAGGGGCAGTGGATTGTATGGCAGGAGTATGAGAAAATCAGAACCCTGAGAGCCGGTTCCGCATTTGCGCTCCGTAAAGCTGGTAAGGAACGTTTGCTTTTGGCCGATGATTATAAAATGCCGCTAAGCAGACGCTTGAACGTGACGGACTTGAAGCCGTATTCAGGAGATTGGGTAGGGGTGAAAGTCGGAGACAAATATGGTTTTTATGACGAGCAAGGGCGTATGCGTATATCGTATCGCTACGAGGATGTGGGTTCGTGCGTAAACCAGCGTTGCGCTGTTCGTTTGATGGGCAAATGGGGATTTGTCGATGAAAACGAAAAGCTTGTCGTGCAACCTTGGTTTGATCAAGCGTGGGATTTTACTTATGGAACAGCTAAGGTCAGAAAGGAAAATACATTTGGTATTGTGGATAAAGACGGCGATTATGTGATCCCGGTGGAATACGACGAAGTCCAAAAGGTAATGGGCGGCGGAATTGTCCGTAAAGGAAAGAAATACGGATTCTTCAACGCCAAGGGACAGCACGTACTTTCCACTAGGTTTGATTTTGCCGAACCGATAGGTGAACGCTGGATTAAGGTGGGTAAAGATGGAGAGTACGGCGTAATCGATCACCGTGGCTTATGGCTCTTCCCGATGATGTACGAAGAAGTCCGTTTCGACGCTAACGCCAAGGTTTTTATGCTGAAGAAACACCCGGAAGCCGTTGAGGCTCCAAAAATATGAATCGTTCGAAAATAGGTTTTTCGATAAAATAGAGAACGGCGGGCATTCGCATTGATTTGAAATCATGTGAATGCCCGTCGTTATTTTTGTGCGAACCCTTTTACTTTTTATCAAAGAAATTTAGATCCCAAGAGTCTGCCCATTTCAATACGGGTTGTTCTCCTTCGAACGTCAACGGCAACCAAATATATCGGCCGTCAATAGCGTTTTCCGGTGTCCATCTGTCTCCCAAATAGACAAACGCATCTTCCTTGCCGTTTACCGGCAACACATAAGTGCTTTGCGATTTGAAAGTCAAGTCGGAACCTTCTCCCACGCATGGGTTTTTGAGTTCCCGCCATGGCCCCAATATGTTATCCGCTACCGCCGACCGAGCCGCATTTGGTCTCCATCCAGTACATCCTGAAGCTATCAGATAGTACTTTCCTTTTCTTTTGAATAGAGCCGGGGCCTCCATAAATCTTCCTGGAAATTCCCTGACATAGGCGCCTTCGTAATCCAAGAAGTCATCGGTGAGAAGAGAAATGTGGAGCGTACTGTTTTCTTCCGAAGAATAAATGTGATAACCTTTTCCGTCATCATCCACGAAGAGGTTCATATCGCGGGCCATTTGTCCCACTTCAAAATCTCTGGCCAATAGGTTTAGGCT
It encodes the following:
- a CDS encoding NAD-dependent epimerase/dehydratase family protein, encoding MIVLTGATGVIGKHILRNLVNRGHRVRCMLRPGRSQEGLPDYGELVSWQEASLFDPSDLENLLNGAEKVIHSAGFVSFLRSDRDNLFKTNVEGTANLVNACLDAGIKKLVHLSSIAALGSGKKSGTVDEKAKWEEDNASAYAHSKRLAEQEVWRAEAEGLSVAVVNPSVVLTNEHGDRSSAELNNRMLAKKSIYPKGDMNYVDVRDVAEIVSQLVESDISGERFVLSAGKTSFSELRQLFVKFSGLQKPKNIELGSGLMGTGAMLANIAAVLRGKTAPYAIGSIKNIGKCPLYDSSKVSNALGVRFRGLDESLSWICESLQRGSETVSKKSPAQR
- the rfbC gene encoding dTDP-4-dehydrorhamnose 3,5-epimerase; translated protein: MEIIKTGIKGLVEIKPKVFGDERGCFFESFREDALKSAGISEHFVQDNQSFSRKGVVRGLHFQQGEHAQGKLVRVTEGKVLDVAVDLRPESPTFGQHRSVVLDSKSHNMLYVPPGMAHGFATLEDAVFLYKCTAYYNKESEGGILWNDQDLCIDWRIENPVISEKDAVLPTFAQWVANNTQNSRA
- a CDS encoding TonB-dependent receptor, which encodes MRKFLLSIFMLFAITAGAWAQTVIKGHVVDAETQEDVLGANVFLKGTSEGAITDLNGKFSFKTSKSGSAILVISFIGFEDFEKSIQLNGGTLDLGALNLTGADQMLNEVEVIADIAVDRKTPVAISNIKPEAIEEKLGTQEFPEVLKSTPGVYATKQGGGYGDARVNIRGFDSDNVGVLINGVPINDMESGQVYWSNWAGLSDVTRSMQVQRGLGASKLAISSIGGTINIITKSSDMRKGGSFGAWIGNDGYSKQALTLSTGMMDNGYSVTFSGSKTTGDGYVDGTAFDAWSYFLAVSKTFNDNHELVFTVFGAPQEHGQRSTRKGIEYFEANGIKENFDWGYKAGQEFNVRKNYYHKPQATLNHYWTISDKTDLATSVYASRGTGGGSGWYGTQKDGNDYRRSGLIDFDKIVDENVAAGKNGSETIIRNSVNNHTWFGALSSLTHEANDVWTFNGGLDARYYIGQHYREVRDLLGGDFYVDDKEFNTMKNTVAREGDKVNYHNDGHVGWLGTFFQAEYSKNNLSAFASATLSGTWYKRVDYFNYFSDGLISELNSNPEKKQTYIDALGQPDFDQGMKGQESDWVDFLGYGIKGGANYNINDSHNVFANVGYFSRAPFFRSVFLNYKNDVNEDAENEKVFSLELGYGFRSEYFSANINAYRTLWKDKSVVKTSGAGEQQVVANLTGVNALHQGIEVDFLAKPARGLEIRGMASFGDWTWQDDLTEVGLFDQDQNLVDVVNIYIADLKVGDAAQTTLALGADYEIFEGFKVGMDYNYYDNLYAKFDPADRGSEAEKGVQAWELPEYGLFDANVRYKFKLGQFDATLYGKLNNIFDEEYVSDAEDGTGHDWQSANVYYGFGRTWSMGLKVKF
- a CDS encoding metalloregulator ArsR/SmtB family transcription factor, with translation MRLKNFSLPVGRQIFKALSDDARIRILVLLFENGRMCVSDLELILDFTQAKTSRHMTYLKNSGIVTSEKADQWVFYYIKDEVMDIIGRMLEFMEKDITLTKDRQTFKTLYSNRELALFKVDHARYR
- a CDS encoding carboxypeptidase-like regulatory domain-containing protein, with protein sequence MNRFFLTLSLILVTFAFASAQNTKEDGPKILQFSGQVVDGETMEPLSGVHIFVPKSGRGTTTNIYGYFTMPVAAGDSLVASTVGYIRKHYEIPENYDKNITFVMNMEYDTLYLPELEIKPYPTEEDFKQAVLTMEMPDPNRYNQNIMGNVDRKVIRQAAYALGNDGASGYSEYQNQYFQNLNRGSMAPSSNFLNPFAWSRFFRDMKKDKKKK
- a CDS encoding WG repeat-containing protein, giving the protein MKLMTFSDKDTFVSGKSKVLRHNSLKDCKAVSLLAMVFSMLSFLACGANAGDYKVFEDHGKKGISNASGKVLIPAEYEDLGWADDKVPAVWEGVVAYRKDGKWGLVNLRNKRLTSAKYERFLPFRNGILVAERKSPNGLNLQGLVSVKGEEISAFEYLDLEASGNLLLGRRQVGLEYLHGAFDTKGTVKVSFLYRGIRDLDRRYLAVKNSEGKEAIFGRDGKRVSDFFADSLGVFFGKKAVFTQNGMAGVVTDEGQIALQPKYKEIDLADSLFLPFPEWEIKTPEKSVLGSCLMDSLSPAGEGFYLGVRGNRMFLLSDKADEIGGAVASELGNVAYGALVYRDSAFFGLMDSDGNKMTEAKYHQIIRQGGFMLAKRYGSRRYVIDILNSKGKAVGPKGFSDFRVLNRDYIAVKRGRFWGVYGQDGLEKISCKYDSVYHKRKGLFKVGYWGKQGYLDNQEKWVLSPREGDVEYDTVAGNYEILYEGEFRLLTPAGKELFSSEDKVEAHPLGYLVTDKKGRQGLVNRKGQWIVWQEYEKIRTLRAGSAFALRKAGKERLLLADDYKMPLSRRLNVTDLKPYSGDWVGVKVGDKYGFYDEQGRMRISYRYEDVGSCVNQRCAVRLMGKWGFVDENEKLVVQPWFDQAWDFTYGTAKVRKENTFGIVDKDGDYVIPVEYDEVQKVMGGGIVRKGKKYGFFNAKGQHVLSTRFDFAEPIGERWIKVGKDGEYGVIDHRGLWLFPMMYEEVRFDANAKVFMLKKHPEAVEAPKI